A section of the Ranitomeya imitator isolate aRanImi1 chromosome 7, aRanImi1.pri, whole genome shotgun sequence genome encodes:
- the C7H8orf33 gene encoding UPF0488 protein C8orf33 homolog isoform X2, whose amino-acid sequence MNQVFGNYRLKMAEERRVQEQSANNPPEPKIEEVTARDAHSVAYRKSAKDAQSGARRWFTPSGSGFNFNFFPDHEHRSAGGQAEDELEDYAKEVKNTEPSEGQQDGALCLVGGSDFTFNFQIPEETCITTETSTSPLTTHGADGDHLGATHMPVETVPESLSQQCCAASTLVVSANRTQIGDAEEKNIADSPKKKKKKKEKSKAKNTEAPSKAKDPRETLHPCPPVKEEAKSGDDELRRELDWCVEQLEIGLQRQKSTPKQVEEAVQVIKTLRSAKVPLVKKRQVMRVMFGDYRRKMEEERVKQLRLMQAATKSAKMTEVTLTARQNRSKVFRKSIHKSPTSAAPSSAAPADTQGTSDQYTAPSSGQQEFTFRPSQVAFSFNFF is encoded by the exons ATGAACCAAGTATTTGGAAACTACCGTCTCAAGATGGCCGAAGAGAGACGGGTACAAGAACAAAGTG CCAATAATCCTCCAGAACCTAAAATTGAAGAAGTGACGGCTCGAGATGCCCACAGCGTCGCCTATAGAAAAAGTGCAAAGGATGCACAAAGTGGCGCGAGGCGCTGGTTCACACCATCCGGCAGCGGGTTTAACTTCAACTTCTTCCCAGATCATGAACATCGGAGTGCGGGGGGACAAGCGGAGGATGAACTGGAGGACTATGCCAAGGAGGTGAAAAACACTGAGCCGTCAGAAGGCCAGCAGGACGGGGCTTTATGTTTAGTAGGTGGCTCGGACTTCACCTTCAATTTTCAGATCCCTGAAGAAACGTGTATCACTACAGAGACCTCCACATCTCCGCTGACCACGCATGGCGCTGACGGTGACCACCTCGGTGCTACCCATATGCCTGTGGAAACTGTGCCTGAAAGCTTGTCGCAGCAGTGCTGTGCAGCCAGTACCCTTGTGGTGTCAGCTAACCGGACACAAATTGGTGATGCTGAAGAGAAAAATATAGCGGACTCCccaaagaaaaagaagaagaagaaagaaaagTCCAAGGCTAAAAATACGGAGGCTCCGAGCAAAGCGAAAGACCCTAGAGAAACTCTGCATCCATGTCCACCAGTAAAGGAGGAAGCCAAG TCGGGTGACGATGAGCTGCGGAGGGAGCTGGACTGGTGCGTGGAGCAGCTTGAAATTGGACTACAGCGTCAGAAATCGACTCCCAAACAAG TGGAGGAAGCGGTACAGGTTATTAAGACTTTGCGGAGTGCGAAAGTCCCATTGGTGAAGAAACGGCAAGTGATGCGGGTAATGTTTGGTGATTACCGCCGCAAGATGGAAGAAGAAAGGGTTAAACAGCTGAGGCTGATGCAGGCTG CAACTAAATCGGCAAAGATGACCGAAGTGACTTTGACGGCGAGACAAAACCGCAGCAAGGTTTTCCGTAAAAGTATTCACAAATCCCCAACGAGCGCTGCACCTAGCTCTGCTGCACCTGCAGACACCCAGGGAACCTCCGATCAGTATACTGCACCGTCCTCCGGTCAGCAAGAATTCACCTTCAGACCTTCCCAGGTGGCCTTTTCCTTTAACTTCTTCTAA
- the C7H8orf33 gene encoding UPF0488 protein C8orf33 homolog isoform X1 has translation MEEAPKGTFEDELEWCIRQLETGLLRRNPTPRQVEDTQRVLQVLRSRKAPFVKKRQVMNQVFGNYRLKMAEERRVQEQSANNPPEPKIEEVTARDAHSVAYRKSAKDAQSGARRWFTPSGSGFNFNFFPDHEHRSAGGQAEDELEDYAKEVKNTEPSEGQQDGALCLVGGSDFTFNFQIPEETCITTETSTSPLTTHGADGDHLGATHMPVETVPESLSQQCCAASTLVVSANRTQIGDAEEKNIADSPKKKKKKKEKSKAKNTEAPSKAKDPRETLHPCPPVKEEAKSGDDELRRELDWCVEQLEIGLQRQKSTPKQVEEAVQVIKTLRSAKVPLVKKRQVMRVMFGDYRRKMEEERVKQLRLMQAATKSAKMTEVTLTARQNRSKVFRKSIHKSPTSAAPSSAAPADTQGTSDQYTAPSSGQQEFTFRPSQVAFSFNFF, from the exons ATGGAGGAG GCTCCCAAAGGGACGTTTGAAGATGAGTTGGAGTGGTGCATCCGTCAGCTGGAAACTGGGCTCCTGCGCCGCAATCCAACGCCGAGACAAG TGGAAGATACTCAACGGGTACTGCAAGTCCTGCGCTCTCGGAAAGCTCCCTTTGTGAAGAAGAGGCAGGTGATGAACCAAGTATTTGGAAACTACCGTCTCAAGATGGCCGAAGAGAGACGGGTACAAGAACAAAGTG CCAATAATCCTCCAGAACCTAAAATTGAAGAAGTGACGGCTCGAGATGCCCACAGCGTCGCCTATAGAAAAAGTGCAAAGGATGCACAAAGTGGCGCGAGGCGCTGGTTCACACCATCCGGCAGCGGGTTTAACTTCAACTTCTTCCCAGATCATGAACATCGGAGTGCGGGGGGACAAGCGGAGGATGAACTGGAGGACTATGCCAAGGAGGTGAAAAACACTGAGCCGTCAGAAGGCCAGCAGGACGGGGCTTTATGTTTAGTAGGTGGCTCGGACTTCACCTTCAATTTTCAGATCCCTGAAGAAACGTGTATCACTACAGAGACCTCCACATCTCCGCTGACCACGCATGGCGCTGACGGTGACCACCTCGGTGCTACCCATATGCCTGTGGAAACTGTGCCTGAAAGCTTGTCGCAGCAGTGCTGTGCAGCCAGTACCCTTGTGGTGTCAGCTAACCGGACACAAATTGGTGATGCTGAAGAGAAAAATATAGCGGACTCCccaaagaaaaagaagaagaagaaagaaaagTCCAAGGCTAAAAATACGGAGGCTCCGAGCAAAGCGAAAGACCCTAGAGAAACTCTGCATCCATGTCCACCAGTAAAGGAGGAAGCCAAG TCGGGTGACGATGAGCTGCGGAGGGAGCTGGACTGGTGCGTGGAGCAGCTTGAAATTGGACTACAGCGTCAGAAATCGACTCCCAAACAAG TGGAGGAAGCGGTACAGGTTATTAAGACTTTGCGGAGTGCGAAAGTCCCATTGGTGAAGAAACGGCAAGTGATGCGGGTAATGTTTGGTGATTACCGCCGCAAGATGGAAGAAGAAAGGGTTAAACAGCTGAGGCTGATGCAGGCTG CAACTAAATCGGCAAAGATGACCGAAGTGACTTTGACGGCGAGACAAAACCGCAGCAAGGTTTTCCGTAAAAGTATTCACAAATCCCCAACGAGCGCTGCACCTAGCTCTGCTGCACCTGCAGACACCCAGGGAACCTCCGATCAGTATACTGCACCGTCCTCCGGTCAGCAAGAATTCACCTTCAGACCTTCCCAGGTGGCCTTTTCCTTTAACTTCTTCTAA
- the AMDHD2 gene encoding N-acetylglucosamine-6-phosphate deacetylase, with protein MPSNKSVSDAPIVQFRNCRILRDHKLQWEDLWVRQGKILNPEKLFFDEKGAADVQVDCRGRIIAPGFIDLQINGGFGVDFSQETDDTGSGISLVARNILPHGVTSFCPTIVTSPSSVYYKVLPQISVRDGGPEGAGVLGLHLEGPYISAEKKGAHPEHCLRSFCKGGFPELLNTYGSLDKVSIVTIAPEMGKSEEVIKELVKRGICVSLGHSVANLSQAEDAVKSGASFITHLFNAMLPFHHRDPGIVGLLTSDQIPAGRTVYYGMIADGIHTNPAALRIAHRAHPHGLVLVTDAITAMGLGPGRHTLGQQEILIDGLDAYVAGTRTLAGSIATMDMCVRHFHEATGCTVEDALEAASLHPAQVLGLQQRKGTLDFGADADFLQLDDNLNVKATYIAGDVVWSSAAI; from the exons ATGCCTTCCAATAAGTCCGTGTCTGACGCCCCCATCGTCCAATTCAGGAACTGCCGGATCCTCAGAGACCATAAACTACAATG GGAGGATCTCTGGGTGCGACAAGGGAAGATTCTTAACCCCGAAAAACTTTTCTTTGATGAGAAAGGTGCAGCCGATGTCCAGGTGGACTGTCGGGGGAGGATCATTGCCCCCGGATTTATTGACCTCCAGATCAATG GGGGGTTTGGCGTGGATTTTTCCCAGGAAACGGATGACACTGGATCAGGGATATCTCTGGTGGCTCGAAATATCCTGCCGCACGGTGTGACCTCCTTCTGTCCGACCATCGTCACCTCACCCTCATCCGTCTACTACAAG GTGCTTCCCCAGATTTCTGTAAGAGATGGTGGACCAGAGGGTGCCGGAGTGTTGG GTCTCCACCTAGAGGGTCCTTACATCAGCGCTGAGAAGAAGGGAGCCCACCCTGAGCACTGCCTGCGCTCCTTCTGTAAGGGGGGATTCCCTGAGCTCCTGAACACCTACGGATCTCTGGATAAAGTCAGCATTGTCACGATTGCCCCCGAGATGGGAAAGAGCGAGGAGGTGATCAAGGAGCTGGTGAAGCGCGGGATCTGCGTCTCCTTAG GCCACTCTGTGGCCAATTTATCTCAGGCTGAAGATGCCGTCAAGTCTGGCGCCTCGTTCATCACACATCTCTTTAACGCCATGCTGCCG TTTCACCACCGGGACCCTGGGATTGTGGGTTTACTGACAAGTGATCAGATCCCGGCTGGGAGGACGGTTTATTATGGGATGATTGCAGATGGAATACACACTAATCCTGCTGCTTTAAGGATCGCCCATCGTGCCCACCCTCATG GTCTGGTGCTAGTGACAGATGCCATCACAGCCATGGGGCTTGGACCGGGCCGACACACCCTGGGTCAGCAGGAAATACTGATAGACGGACTTGATGCTTATGTAGCTG gTACTCGCACCCTGGCGGGCAGCATTGCTACGATGGATATGTGTGTCCGCCACTTTCATGAAGCCACAG gctgcacagtggAGGACGCATTAGAAGCCGCATCTCTTCACCCAGCGCAAGTTCTGGGCCTGCAGCAACGCAAGGGGACGCTGGATTTCGGAGCAGATGCAG ACTTTTTACAGTTGGACGACAATCTGAACGTGAAAGCGACCTACATAGCGGGTGACGTCGTCTGGAGTTCCGCGGCAATCTAA